A single genomic interval of Macadamia integrifolia cultivar HAES 741 chromosome 6, SCU_Mint_v3, whole genome shotgun sequence harbors:
- the LOC122081361 gene encoding uncharacterized protein LOC122081361: MKDSRSLTEATEVGSRVYEKNLVEEMRELGKLRTAVMVEKCLSKNEGVMCPKPRRRHMRHFGEHTDIKVGGELSDIIINKASPPCYSVSPPVRASNPLIQDARFREQRISQSSTPGVRLEGFGNVGHSRRSQSIPTVA; the protein is encoded by the exons ATGAAGGATTCAAGGAGTTTGACGGAAGCAACAGAAg TGGGGTCACGAGTGTATGAGAAGAATTTGGTGGAAGAGATGAGGGAGTTGGGGAAATTGAGAACAGCTGTTATGGTGGAGAAATGTTTGAGTAAGAATGAAGGGGTCATGTGTCCCAAACCAAGGAGACGACATATGAG GCATTTTGGAGAGCACACTGACATTAAAGTAGGTGGAGAGCTTTCAGATATCATCATAAACAAG GCTTCACCACCTTGCTATTCAGTTTCCCCTCCTGTTCGTGCTAGCAACCCTCTCATTCAGGACGCACGGTTTCGTGAACAGAGGATCTCTCAGAGCTCTACTCCTGGTGTTAGACTTGAAGGTTTTGGTAATGTTGGTCACAGCCGAAGGTCGCAAAGCATCCCAACAGTGGCGTGA
- the LOC122081359 gene encoding pathogenesis-related thaumatin-like protein 3.5 isoform X1 has translation MASILNTIGFLLIFIFIFSFFHSSFSCSFNVANNCPYTIWPGTLAGAGTPQLPMTGFVLESGRSVGIPASPGWSGRIWARTGCSFDDSGVGTCQTGDCGGRLECNGNGAEPPASLFEITLGNGNDKDFYDVSIVDGYNLPLVATPQGVYGVCNATGCVTDLNLGCPKELQVVDGAESRGVVACKSACEAFGLDQYCCSGEFANPTTCKPSSYSTIFKQACPRAYSYAFDDGTSTFTCKAYEYTITFCPDANGVRRSTGISTPPLAFQERTPPFHQDGIGEVVGMASSSNICSVSMSILFLLILQLF, from the exons ATGGCTTCAATCCTGAACACCATCGGGTTCTtgctcatcttcatcttcatcttctctttcttccataGCTCATTTTCTTGCTCCTTCAATGTAGCAAATAACTGTCCATATACAATCTGGCCAGGTACACTAGCCGGTGCAGGGACTCCACAGCTTCCAATGACCGGATTTGTATTAGAGTCTGGCAGGAGTGTTGGGATTCCAGCAAGTCCTGGGTGGTCAGGTCGTATCTGGGCAAGAACTGGTTGTAGTTTTGATGACTCAGGTGTTGGGACATGCCAGACTGGGGATTGTGGAGGAAGGCTGGAATGTAATGGTAATGGTGCCGAACCACCTGCCTCACTCTTTGAGATCACTCTCGGAAATGGCAATGACAAAGATTTCTATGATGTCAGCATCGTCGACGGTTACAATCTGCCACTTGTTGCCACTCCGCAGGGTGTCTACGGCGTATGTAATGCGACGGGTTGTGTTACAGATCTCAATTTGG GTTGCCCGAAAGAGCTGCAGGTTGTGGATGGTGCTGAATCAAGGGGTGTGGTTGCATGTAAGAGTGCTTGTGAGGCATTTGGTCTGGATCAGTACTGTTGCAGTGGAGAGTTTGCCAACCCAACTACATGCAAGCCATCATCCTACTCGACGATCTTCAAGCAAGCTTGTCCAAGGGCCTACAGCTACGCATTCGACGATGGCACAAGCACTTTCACTTGCAAAGCTTACGAGTACACCATCACTTTCTGTCCCGATGCCAATGG GGTAAGGCGGTCTACTGGTATATCTACACCCCCACTGGCATTTCAAGAGAGAACTCCACCATTCCATCAAGATGGTATTGGAGAGGTTGTGGGGATGGCCTCATCTTCAAATATTTGCTCTGTTTCGATGTCAATCCTTTTCCTTCTCATCCTTCAGCTCTTCTAA
- the LOC122081359 gene encoding pathogenesis-related thaumatin-like protein 3.5 isoform X2 codes for MTGFVLESGRSVGIPASPGWSGRIWARTGCSFDDSGVGTCQTGDCGGRLECNGNGAEPPASLFEITLGNGNDKDFYDVSIVDGYNLPLVATPQGVYGVCNATGCVTDLNLGCPKELQVVDGAESRGVVACKSACEAFGLDQYCCSGEFANPTTCKPSSYSTIFKQACPRAYSYAFDDGTSTFTCKAYEYTITFCPDANGVRRSTGISTPPLAFQERTPPFHQDGIGEVVGMASSSNICSVSMSILFLLILQLF; via the exons ATGACCGGATTTGTATTAGAGTCTGGCAGGAGTGTTGGGATTCCAGCAAGTCCTGGGTGGTCAGGTCGTATCTGGGCAAGAACTGGTTGTAGTTTTGATGACTCAGGTGTTGGGACATGCCAGACTGGGGATTGTGGAGGAAGGCTGGAATGTAATGGTAATGGTGCCGAACCACCTGCCTCACTCTTTGAGATCACTCTCGGAAATGGCAATGACAAAGATTTCTATGATGTCAGCATCGTCGACGGTTACAATCTGCCACTTGTTGCCACTCCGCAGGGTGTCTACGGCGTATGTAATGCGACGGGTTGTGTTACAGATCTCAATTTGG GTTGCCCGAAAGAGCTGCAGGTTGTGGATGGTGCTGAATCAAGGGGTGTGGTTGCATGTAAGAGTGCTTGTGAGGCATTTGGTCTGGATCAGTACTGTTGCAGTGGAGAGTTTGCCAACCCAACTACATGCAAGCCATCATCCTACTCGACGATCTTCAAGCAAGCTTGTCCAAGGGCCTACAGCTACGCATTCGACGATGGCACAAGCACTTTCACTTGCAAAGCTTACGAGTACACCATCACTTTCTGTCCCGATGCCAATGG GGTAAGGCGGTCTACTGGTATATCTACACCCCCACTGGCATTTCAAGAGAGAACTCCACCATTCCATCAAGATGGTATTGGAGAGGTTGTGGGGATGGCCTCATCTTCAAATATTTGCTCTGTTTCGATGTCAATCCTTTTCCTTCTCATCCTTCAGCTCTTCTAA